The Triticum urartu cultivar G1812 chromosome 5, Tu2.1, whole genome shotgun sequence genome contains the following window.
TAGTCTGGTTCGCGATGCCCATTCCCGTTCGTCGGGCGCGAGACCACGTCTCCTGGGTGGGACTTGACCCGGCGCACGTACGTTTCCCCGGTGCGGCGACCAGCGGCATCACCATCTGGTCGACCCCGCACCGCATCCAACGTACGCCTTGTCTCTTTTCTGGCATCCCGCCGGCGCCTTCCCTTTTTGGGAGCACGAGCCAGCACCGTGGGCCAAGATTCCCCCGTCGCGAAGCCGGCGCGAAAGCACGTCCGTAGACGTCAATCTATCCAATCCAAGCGCGTCCCGGTGAGTGGTGAGCAAGGAAGGAAGCGAGGGAGAGAGACGGCCGCCGATGGCGACGCGCTCCTCGGCGAGTCCTGGCCCCGCAGACGTCTGCCCCGACGTGGAGCGCACGTGACCGGCGGCCAACCACCTGGCTGCTAGCCCCTCGTACGTCGCCTTCCTCTTTCCCGTCTCTCCAGGCCGTATATATAGAGCCGCACACACCCGACCCAAACACAACAGCAGCATCACAAGCTCGCAACAACAGGAACATCCAGCCACCTGCGCTTCTACACCTTCCGGCGATCATATATTTCCCGGCCGCAGTCTACACCTTCTCGCCGGTTGGTTTGGTTCATCAGTAGTCGATCCATCACAGCTCGGCGGACCTCCATGACGAAGCACCAGAGAGCACCGGCGGACCAGCTCGTgcccctctccctctcgctcTCGCTCTCCCTCGGCGCCATCGCCGACCGCAACACCAAGAGgacgcgccgcgccgccgccgccggtggGGAGTTCGTGTGCAAGACGTGCGACCGGTCGTTCCCGACGTTCCAGGCGCTCGGCGGGCACCGCACCAGCCACCTGCGAGGCCGCCACGGGCTCGCGCTCGCCCTCGCCGGGACCGGGCCGGAGCCCAGGAAGGCCACGGAC
Protein-coding sequences here:
- the LOC125506273 gene encoding zinc finger protein ZAT8-like, with translation MTKHQRAPADQLVPLSLSLSLSLGAIADRNTKRTRRAAAAGGEFVCKTCDRSFPTFQALGGHRTSHLRGRHGLALALAGTGPEPRKATDQKQGHQCHVCGQAFEMGQALGGHMRRHREQEAAAAAVAQAPPVLLELFV